From the Diospyros lotus cultivar Yz01 chromosome 13, ASM1463336v1, whole genome shotgun sequence genome, one window contains:
- the LOC127788000 gene encoding CEN-like protein 2 yields MARISDPLTVGRVVGDVLDPFIPSIRMSVCFNNTPVFNGHELFPSQVTSKPRFEIHGGDLRTFFTLVMTDPDVPGPSDPYLREHLHWIVTDIPGTTDASFGREVVSYEIPRPNIGIHRFVFVLFKQKRRQTVNPPSSRDQFSTRSFAAENDFGLPVAAVFFNAQRETAARRR; encoded by the exons ATGGCAAGAATCTCAGATCCTCTCACTGTTGGGAGAGTGGTTGGAGATGTCCTTGATCCTTTCATTCCAAGCATAAGAATGTCTGTCTGTTTTAACAACACGCCTGTTTTCAATGGCCATGAGCTCTTTCCTTCCCAAGTAACCTCCAAACCTAGGTTTGAAATTCATGGAGGTGACTTGAGAACTTTCTTCACACTG GTGATGACAGACCCTGATGTTCCTGGCCCTAGTGATCCTTACTTAAGGGAGCACCTGCACTG GATAGTAACAGACATCCCAGGCACCACAGATGCCTCATTTG GACGGGAGGTGGTGAGCTATGAAATTCCGAGGCCAAACATAGGGATCCACAGGTTTGTGTTCGTTCTTTTCAAGCAGAAACGCCGACAAACAGTGAACCCACCTTCCTCAAGGGATCAATTCAGCACCCGAAGTTTCGCCGCCGAGAATGATTTCGGCCTTCCAGTCGCCGCAGTATTCTTCAATGCGCAGAGAGAAACCGCAGCCAGAAGACGCTAG